Proteins from one Candidatus Alcyoniella australis genomic window:
- a CDS encoding redoxin domain-containing protein: MKHLKLTILILALLAVLALCLGACNTSNDDDNRDDDDDDDVLDDDDDDDDDDEGCPDADQTNLGHDEDKTMADWTLPNHQGDEISLYDRYCGSIVVILVGAGNCPYCGQEADAFQGYYDEYKDDGVDLVVVMGGNFSGGTPTEGFLDTYKERHGLDDVEVLGDTNYSVTGPYFPDNGIPMTIFLRRDMEIGYIVLGWSDAMIEGKIKRMLVEDE, translated from the coding sequence ATGAAGCATCTCAAGCTGACGATCCTGATCCTGGCGTTGCTGGCGGTCCTGGCGTTGTGCCTGGGCGCCTGTAATACCAGCAACGACGACGATAATCGTGACGACGATGACGACGACGACGTTCTCGACGACGATGACGACGATGACGACGACGACGAGGGCTGCCCGGACGCGGACCAAACCAACCTGGGCCATGACGAAGACAAAACCATGGCCGACTGGACCCTGCCCAACCACCAGGGCGACGAGATCTCGCTCTACGACCGCTATTGCGGCTCGATCGTCGTGATCTTGGTCGGCGCGGGCAACTGCCCCTACTGCGGACAGGAGGCCGACGCGTTCCAGGGCTACTACGACGAATACAAAGACGACGGCGTGGACCTGGTGGTGGTCATGGGCGGCAACTTCAGCGGCGGCACGCCCACCGAGGGTTTCCTCGACACTTACAAAGAACGGCATGGGCTGGACGACGTTGAGGTGCTGGGCGACACGAACTACAGCGTGACCGGGCCGTACTTCCCGGATAATGGGATCCCGATGACGATCTTCCTGCGCCGCGACATGGAGATCGGCTACATTGTGCTCGGCTGGTCCGACGCGATGATCGAGGGCAAA